A genomic window from Levilactobacillus yonginensis includes:
- a CDS encoding GNAT family N-acetyltransferase, whose protein sequence is MSLIYIRRAQPTDIPAIIPIIAHAKAQLKASGSPQWQDGYPNESAIATDIDHQNGWVLLVDGQIAGTATLIIGDDPNYHRIDGAWANTTDPYATIHRIALGAGFTGKHLSHYFFSNLLTMAYQAGVRNFRVDTHAMNQQMQALATSLGYQYRGLVNANGVRRAYELNLTTSD, encoded by the coding sequence ATGAGTTTGATTTACATTCGCCGCGCACAACCGACCGATATTCCCGCCATCATACCGATCATTGCACACGCCAAGGCCCAATTAAAGGCCAGTGGTAGTCCCCAGTGGCAGGACGGCTACCCCAACGAGTCAGCCATCGCAACCGACATTGATCACCAAAACGGTTGGGTCCTGTTGGTCGATGGTCAAATCGCCGGAACTGCCACGTTGATTATCGGTGACGATCCCAACTACCATCGAATTGACGGTGCGTGGGCCAACACCACGGACCCCTACGCTACGATTCACCGCATTGCCCTCGGTGCCGGCTTCACAGGCAAGCACCTCAGTCACTATTTCTTTTCCAATCTACTGACCATGGCCTACCAGGCCGGTGTCCGTAACTTTCGTGTCGACACCCACGCCATGAATCAACAAATGCAGGCGTTAGCAACTAGCCTGGGGTACCAGTACCGCGGTCTGGTCAACGCCAATGGTGTCCGCCGGGCGTATGAACTCAATTTAACGACGTCCGACTAA
- a CDS encoding ATP-binding protein, translating into MKIFKKHLPFWAMVIAIMTLTIGVSVATTVFLIHRDTVTENKQAIQSRILKIAKSTAKMTEVQRVIAASNAGASADLQTYIKPLVRRDDVDFIVVMNHDLIRLSHPHSQDVGHHFSSLADPAPALQGRTRYSTKPGVLGPEYRVFYPVRTHGKIIGVVCVGVTQQNLNQQLQHKTRPILIGGLLGLLVGLILSVLLGMYLRYLLLGMEPSEISEQTAQQALIDNSLPEGVIAINRDGVVISANHTAQTLFGRELVVNQVLPVDLRETLFTGAAVTQAATGGIEASFRDKQLLLSTNDLLVRGKQIGQVCLIRDMSEISGLIDKLAGTEHYVSSLRGQTHEFMNQLQVINGLLELEEYPRALEFVGQITDNYHHDIGYVTDKIKWPAMIGLILGKSKEAKEQGIAFKVAENASVPQVTFDGKVEVLLLRIVSNLLDNAIGAIRQPDDQSLISLKLVLTGSRLQIVVSDTGSGIAPDVRQQMFTQGFSTKGPHRGYGMGIIHAAVTALHGQLAITDNQPYGTIMTVLVETKEALK; encoded by the coding sequence ATGAAGATTTTCAAAAAACACCTGCCATTTTGGGCGATGGTGATAGCAATCATGACGTTAACGATTGGGGTTTCTGTGGCAACTACCGTTTTCTTGATTCATCGGGATACGGTAACGGAGAATAAACAGGCCATTCAGAGCCGCATTCTCAAAATTGCCAAGTCGACTGCTAAGATGACGGAAGTTCAACGCGTTATTGCTGCATCCAATGCGGGGGCGTCGGCTGATCTACAGACTTACATTAAACCGTTGGTCAGACGGGACGACGTGGATTTTATCGTGGTCATGAACCATGACCTGATTCGGCTGTCCCATCCGCACAGTCAGGACGTGGGTCACCATTTTAGTTCACTGGCGGACCCCGCACCAGCCCTGCAAGGGCGGACCCGCTATTCCACCAAACCCGGTGTGCTGGGTCCTGAGTACCGGGTCTTTTACCCAGTTAGAACTCACGGTAAAATCATCGGGGTCGTCTGCGTGGGGGTTACGCAGCAAAATTTGAATCAACAATTGCAACATAAGACGCGGCCCATCCTTATTGGAGGCCTGCTGGGTTTACTAGTTGGTTTGATACTTTCCGTTTTGCTGGGCATGTATCTGCGTTATCTGTTGCTAGGGATGGAACCCAGCGAAATCTCCGAACAGACTGCGCAACAGGCTTTGATTGATAACTCGCTACCCGAAGGTGTCATTGCCATTAACCGCGACGGCGTGGTCATCTCCGCCAACCACACGGCCCAAACCCTGTTTGGTCGAGAGCTGGTTGTGAACCAGGTCTTGCCGGTAGACTTGCGGGAGACACTTTTTACTGGAGCAGCGGTGACCCAGGCTGCCACGGGAGGTATCGAGGCCTCTTTCCGTGATAAGCAGCTGCTGTTATCCACCAATGACCTGCTGGTTCGGGGGAAACAAATTGGTCAGGTTTGTCTGATCCGAGACATGTCTGAAATCTCTGGGCTTATCGATAAGCTCGCTGGGACCGAACACTACGTTTCCTCATTACGGGGACAGACACATGAATTTATGAACCAACTCCAGGTGATCAACGGGCTACTGGAGCTAGAAGAATATCCACGAGCCTTAGAGTTTGTGGGTCAGATTACCGATAATTATCATCACGATATTGGTTACGTCACGGATAAGATTAAGTGGCCGGCCATGATTGGCTTGATTCTGGGGAAGAGCAAGGAAGCTAAGGAGCAGGGGATTGCGTTTAAGGTAGCTGAGAACGCCTCAGTACCTCAGGTAACCTTTGACGGGAAGGTTGAGGTCCTATTACTCCGGATCGTTTCCAATCTGCTGGATAACGCGATTGGGGCCATTCGTCAACCCGATGACCAAAGCCTGATTAGTCTGAAGTTAGTCCTGACGGGGTCGCGCCTGCAAATTGTGGTCAGTGATACTGGGAGTGGTATTGCGCCTGACGTGCGCCAACAGATGTTTACGCAGGGCTTCTCCACCAAAGGTCCCCATCGCGGGTATGGGATGGGAATTATTCATGCCGCTGTGACAGCGCTGCATGGGCAATTAGCCATTACCGATAATCAACCTTACGGCACCATTATGACCGTTCTAGTTGAAACCAAGGAAGCGTTGAAATGA
- a CDS encoding 2-hydroxyacid dehydrogenase has product MVKITSYGVRPIERPYFDELNKYDFEMTYVEDLLTHDNAEASKGADAVLVRGNCVADRQNLEKFASWGIKYVFTRSVGFNHMDLQAAADLGIEMARVPGYSPYAVAELAFTLGMTLFRHVNLGISQTRQADFTISPAMFSKEIHTATVGIVGIGRIGYTEAKLYKALGAKVVAYDPYPSDAAKELAELMDLPDLLKQSDIVSIHVPYFPGKNENLVDATFVSQMKKGAVLINTARGELSNIPAILKGLDDGQIDGYGADVVQDEVNILGKKFDSVDAVPNQEVQDLLRANPKVLITPHVGSYTEPALQDMISISYDNFHDILTTGSTKNAIHAK; this is encoded by the coding sequence GATGAATTGAACAAGTATGACTTTGAAATGACCTACGTTGAAGACCTTTTAACTCACGATAACGCCGAAGCATCTAAGGGTGCCGACGCCGTGTTGGTTCGTGGGAACTGTGTTGCCGACCGCCAGAACTTGGAAAAGTTTGCCAGCTGGGGCATCAAGTACGTTTTCACCCGTTCCGTTGGATTTAACCACATGGACCTGCAGGCTGCCGCTGATTTAGGTATCGAAATGGCGCGAGTACCAGGCTACTCCCCATACGCCGTTGCCGAATTAGCCTTTACCTTGGGCATGACCCTTTTCCGTCACGTAAACTTGGGCATTAGCCAAACGCGCCAAGCCGACTTCACCATTTCCCCAGCAATGTTCAGCAAGGAAATCCATACGGCCACCGTTGGTATCGTAGGTATCGGTCGGATCGGTTACACGGAAGCTAAGTTGTACAAGGCTTTGGGTGCCAAGGTTGTTGCTTACGACCCATACCCATCTGACGCTGCCAAGGAATTAGCTGAATTGATGGATCTGCCAGACTTGCTTAAGCAAAGTGACATTGTTTCCATTCACGTGCCTTACTTCCCAGGTAAGAACGAAAACCTGGTCGACGCCACCTTCGTTTCTCAAATGAAGAAGGGTGCCGTGTTGATTAACACCGCGCGTGGTGAATTGTCCAACATCCCAGCCATCTTAAAGGGCTTGGACGATGGTCAAATTGACGGCTACGGTGCCGACGTTGTGCAAGACGAAGTGAATATCTTAGGCAAGAAGTTCGACAGCGTTGACGCTGTGCCTAATCAAGAGGTCCAAGACCTGTTGCGGGCTAACCCTAAGGTCCTGATTACGCCGCACGTTGGTTCTTACACGGAACCAGCTTTGCAAGATATGATCAGCATTAGTTACGATAACTTCCACGATATTTTGACGACGGGTTCTACTAAGAACGCCATTCACGCTAAATAA
- a CDS encoding response regulator has protein sequence MKILIIEDDPMVRLINHKFLDRIPQLASATVTECESAVAALDLADLDEYALILLDMYLPQVSGTEFLAELLKRQLHPQVIMMTAANDQQTLKEAVNYGVLDFLIKPFSFDRFEQAMAKFTRLQVVDDKHTVSQTDLDSLFQGMTATVQPETSRDLPKGLAKLSLKRIVQTLRQFDAEFSNQDVADQTGLSRVSTKKYVDFLTEIGFLGSRIVYQNSGRPLTKFRVDGQGEATLNEYLS, from the coding sequence ATGAAGATATTAATAATTGAAGATGATCCCATGGTCCGGTTGATCAATCACAAGTTTTTGGACCGCATTCCACAGTTGGCCAGTGCCACGGTCACCGAGTGTGAGAGCGCAGTGGCGGCTTTAGACCTAGCAGACTTGGACGAGTATGCCCTGATCTTACTGGATATGTACTTGCCACAGGTGAGTGGAACCGAGTTCTTAGCGGAACTTTTGAAGCGTCAGCTACATCCGCAGGTCATCATGATGACGGCGGCCAACGATCAGCAGACCCTGAAAGAAGCCGTCAACTACGGTGTTTTAGATTTCTTGATCAAGCCGTTTTCGTTTGACCGGTTTGAACAGGCGATGGCTAAGTTTACCCGGCTACAAGTGGTCGACGATAAGCATACCGTCTCTCAGACGGACCTGGATAGCCTGTTTCAGGGAATGACGGCAACAGTGCAACCGGAAACGAGCCGGGATTTGCCTAAGGGGTTAGCCAAGCTGTCACTCAAGCGGATTGTTCAGACGTTACGCCAGTTTGATGCTGAGTTTTCCAATCAAGATGTTGCGGATCAGACGGGGTTATCCCGGGTGTCGACCAAAAAGTACGTGGACTTCCTCACGGAGATTGGTTTCCTGGGCTCACGCATCGTGTACCAAAACAGCGGTCGACCCTTAACCAAGTTTCGGGTCGATGGCCAGGGTGAGGCCACTTTAAACGAATATTTATCATAA